Proteins from a single region of Nakamurella deserti:
- a CDS encoding ABC transporter, whose product MPAPPQPPRPVITAAVLALALGLTLCACSGSGARSASGASAPSALSSPAPSAPAGEDASDAPGHGAIPGAAEMTEPQLRLAVVAPDGSTSGIDLLTGDSVELPDLPAPTAVTTDGRYLFATSASGLTVVDSGVWTVPHGDHSHYYLAESRPVGEVDGGAAMRTSSAPSLVTVLDPDAGRAVVLDGAALGAGSVALLAELDDVPADGLLVPSGRRLVQTTAGSAGSSPDTVRVLDAAGAPVAGTGVACPGAGETITSRVGVVVGCADGAVLAVAGSDPDGTVALEHIPYPAAVSDADRARDFRARKDRPVVAAVAGERGAWVLDTRDREWRLIETGTPLVAVSAVDDRDHVVVAVDRAGRVLTLDARTGVVTGTSEPLLADTMAEPALRDAVTIEVDAARAYVNDPAGRRILEIDHGDAARISREFPTPDVPMFLAEVGR is encoded by the coding sequence GTGCCCGCCCCGCCCCAGCCCCCCCGGCCCGTGATCACGGCCGCCGTCCTCGCCCTCGCCCTCGGCCTCACGCTCTGCGCGTGCTCGGGCTCCGGCGCGCGCTCCGCCTCCGGTGCGTCCGCCCCGTCCGCCCTGTCTTCGCCGGCGCCGTCGGCCCCCGCCGGCGAGGACGCCTCCGACGCCCCCGGACACGGCGCCATCCCGGGGGCGGCCGAGATGACCGAGCCGCAACTGCGTCTCGCGGTGGTGGCGCCCGACGGCAGCACCAGCGGCATCGACCTGCTCACCGGGGACAGCGTGGAGCTGCCCGATCTCCCGGCGCCCACGGCGGTCACCACTGACGGCCGGTACCTGTTCGCCACCTCCGCGTCCGGCCTCACCGTCGTGGACAGCGGAGTGTGGACGGTGCCGCACGGCGACCATTCGCACTACTACCTGGCCGAGTCGCGACCGGTGGGTGAGGTCGACGGTGGCGCCGCGATGCGGACGTCGTCGGCGCCGTCGCTGGTGACCGTGCTCGACCCTGATGCCGGCCGCGCCGTCGTGCTCGACGGGGCAGCACTGGGAGCCGGCTCCGTCGCTCTGCTCGCCGAGCTCGACGATGTGCCCGCCGACGGCCTGTTGGTCCCGTCGGGGCGACGCCTCGTCCAGACGACCGCCGGCTCCGCCGGGTCGTCGCCGGACACCGTCCGGGTGCTCGACGCCGCCGGTGCGCCGGTCGCCGGCACCGGCGTCGCCTGTCCGGGGGCGGGGGAGACCATCACCAGCCGGGTCGGCGTCGTCGTGGGCTGCGCCGACGGCGCTGTCCTCGCCGTGGCCGGCTCCGATCCGGACGGAACCGTCGCCCTCGAGCACATCCCCTACCCGGCAGCGGTGTCCGACGCCGACCGGGCCCGCGACTTCCGGGCGCGCAAGGACCGGCCGGTGGTCGCCGCGGTGGCCGGCGAACGCGGCGCCTGGGTGCTGGACACGCGGGACCGTGAGTGGAGGTTGATCGAGACGGGCACTCCGCTGGTCGCGGTGTCGGCGGTGGACGACCGGGACCACGTGGTCGTCGCCGTCGACCGTGCGGGTCGCGTCCTGACCCTGGACGCCCGGACCGGAGTGGTGACGGGGACCTCGGAGCCGCTCCTGGCCGACACCATGGCCGAGCCCGCACTGCGGGACGCGGTGACCATCGAGGTCGACGCGGCCCGGGCGTACGTCAACGACCCCGCCGGGCGCCGGATCCTGGAGATCGACCACGGCGACGCGGCGCGGATCTCGCGGGAGTTCCCGACCCCCGACGTCCCGATGTTCCTCGCCGAGGTGGGGCGGTGA